In Nitrospirota bacterium, the DNA window CGGTTGATGACCCCCGCATACTTTCAACAATTGAAGCTACCCGCAGAGAACTTGACAGAGAAGGACTTCTGTACCGGTACAAAACAGAAGACGGATTGCCGGGCGGAGAGGGGGCATTTCTTCTCTGTGCATTTTGGCTGATCGATTGTCTCATTGCCCTCGGAAGGATCGAAGAGGCAGAACGCCATCTGCAACGGATCGAGAGGCTTTCCAATCATGTCGGGCTTTTTTCTGAGGAATATGACGTACGCCGGTCCGAACAACTGGGAAATTTCCCGCAGGCCTTTACCCATATTGGATATATCAATAGTGTGGTTGCCCTCTGCAAGGCAAAAGGACAGGATCGTACGGAACCGCTGATAGAGAGAAAAAGGCCGGGATATCTGCTCCTTTCCGGTACCGTTGTTCTCAATGACGGTGAATCTCCGAAAAAAAACCCCTCAAAAGACATTATCATTCACCTCAAGCGCGCCATGAATATTCTCAGAGGGGCGTTTTTTGATACACAACATGGCAGGGTTGCGTACGAGAGGATGCACAAATCCCCGGCCTACGGGGAATATGTAGCCCTCACATACCATCTGAAAAACCTTAATCTGAGCCGTTTACAGTCGAGAAATGAACAGGTGGCGTTCTGGATTAATGTATATAATGTTCTGGTGATACATGGAGTAATAGAACTTGGAATCAGAGATTCCGTGAAGGAGGTGCGGAGTTTTTTTCGGAGAGTTCAGTATCAGATACAGGGGATGTTCTTCAGCCCGGATGATATTGAACACGGTATTTTGCGTGGGAACAGGCGCCCTCCTCACTCCCTGTTCAAACCCTTCAAGGCAAAAGACAGGAGGCTGGTTTTTTCGATCAGACCTGTAGACCCGAGGATACATTTTGCTCTTGTATGCGCATCATCTTCCTGTCCCCCTATCGAAATATATACACAAGAAAACCTTGACAGGGAGCTGGATATTTCCGGGAAGACCTTTCTTAATTCAGGTGGTGTCATTATTGACAAAGAGAGAAGGCTCGTATCTCTTTCAAGAATATTCAGATGGTACGGTGATGATTTTGGAAAGGATCAGGCGAAAAGACTGAGGTTCATCGCCTCCTTTCTTTATGAGAAAGAAGACGCGGACTTTCTGAGAAAATATGCTGAAAGCATAAAAATATCTTATCAGGACTATGACTGGAGGCTGAACAGATATTAAATGCGTGTACGAAAACTGACCCTCTGCGTTTCTTACCCCTTGTGGTGCTTCGGGATATGGAAACACCACTAGCTCAGACACACAGGGGGAACACCATAGAACTGCACGTCTTCGATGCAGTCAGGATGGAGAAGAAATGGAGTGAACAGGCGAAAGAGTGATCGAGGCAGAAATGACCACCTTCAGTTCATGCAATTCTCTGGAACAGCGTATAGACATACGGCCTTTCCTCTCCCGAAGGCATGTGATAGGTATAGTCGAAATGTTCCCGCAGAGAGAACTCATTTCCGAGAAAATCCGCCAGCATGTCCTGGTCATAATTCCTGATCCGCAACCCGCTGCACCATTGTGCTCCCTTCAGGGAAAACGCTGCGATGATCACGTATCCGCCATGTTTTACGATCTTTTTCAATGTAGCCAGGTACCCCTGCTGCTGCTGTTCCTCCAGGAGAAAATGCAGTACCGCTCTGTCGTGCCACAGGGCAATATTCTGCAGCCTGTGAAGGTGAAGAGGCTGTGTAATGTCGTCGGTAATCCATTGAACACGCGAAGCCTTTTCCTCTCCGAGCCGCTCCCGCAGTTTCTGCAACGCGACCTCACTGATATCCACCGCGATGATGTTCTGGAATCCCTGCCGGAGAAGGCAATCAATCAGTGTGGTTGCGCCTGCACCCACATCGAGGACCGGGTCCTCCTTATTGAGGATGCATCGGGAAATCAGTCTGAGGGAAGGTTCCGGCATGGACTCGTACCACCCAAGACGGTCAACCTCTTGAGAGGCGTACACCCTGTCCCAGTGTGCCTTAAAGTCTTTGTTCATTCCAGAGAAAGATTTCTCAGGAGAAAGCGCGATGTTTTTCTCCTCATAGGGCGATGCCCGTCCATATTTTTATCGCTGTTGCACAAATTACGGCTGCAAGCAGCCACCGCAAAAACTGCACCTTTGTTTTTTTGCTGACGATGCTTCCTGCGGCCGCTGCGGGAAGGGCGCCCAGCACAAGGGTTGCGGCCATGAGAAAAGGGATCTGACCGGTTGCGGCCTTTCCGACCAGCCCGGCTGTTGCAGAAAAAAGACCGATTGCAAGGGTGCTGCCGAGCGCGACCCTGAGCGGAATCTTCAGGAGATACAGCAGGATCGGGATAATGATAAAGGCGCCTCCCTGTCCTACAAGGCCCAGAAAAAAGCCCACAGGAACCCCGATAACGATCGCTTTCCCTTTGCTGAAAGATACCTGATCTGCTATGTCTTCATCCTTGAAGTAACTGCGGGGAATGAGCATGGTTACTGCAGCAACCAGCGAAAGCATCCCGAGGATGCACAGGAGCAACGTGTCGGACATTGTTTTGGAAATAAGCGCCCCGCTGAGCGATGCAAGAAACAGAGTCGGCCCAAGGGTCATTACAAGGGTTCTGTTGACAAGTCTCTGTTTCTGGTGCCACAACATCGCTGTTGCAGAGGCAAAAAACCCCTGCGCCATGGTAAGTCCGGTGATGCTCTTCACGTCAATTGCGGAAAACCCGAGAACCTGCGGAAGATAGAGCAACAGCGGAAACATGATAATCCCGCCCCCGATTCCAAGCATCCCGGAAAAAAATCCTCCGGTTGAGCCCCCAAAAAAGAGAAACGCATAAAACGCCGCAGACATGTTTTATCTCTCCGGAAATGCAGAATACATTTTTCCCCTTTTCACGCTTAAGTATAGACTAAATCTATTAATTTATAATAATCGATAGTTTATATCTATATAGTAAAAAATTGTGCGGGATATTGTCAATCTTTAAATGTGTGATGAAGGAAAACTTCCCGGGAGGTATCAGATTCCCGCTTCATCCCGGAGATCCCGGAGTATCGAAAGGCTTTCCGGGGTCATTTCAGTCTCATTGATCTCGAGGATAACGCCGATATCGTACCTTCTTTTGAGTAATTCCCTGAGCGCCGAGACTTCTCTGCAGTCTGGCCGGAGCGGCCAGTGGTCTGTGAGGCCGTTGCGCCAGCCATTGTTTCGATGCATATGTACATAATCTATTTTATTGATCTCTTCCTGATGCAGGGATCTGACGAAATGCACCGAATTTATCCCTGCAAGCTCCACATGTCCGAGGTCAAGTGTGACTGAGGCAGCATACCGATGCCAGAACCACCGCACATCGTGGGTATCCCTTGCATTCTCGAAAGATACCCTCGCAACAGCGGACAATTCATCCAACGCCTCCTGAAACCTCGAGTGATGGTGACCAAAAAGTCTCTTGCCTTCATAGGTCTTCTCATCATGAAGGATAAGTGCAAGGTCGGACCATTCAGCCATTATCCTGAGCGCGTGCATCATTTCCCTGTCCAACAGATAGTAGTTCACAGGATGAATGACATAGCGGATGCCTCTTTCCCTGCACATGCGGGCGCAATGCTTCATTTGGGTGAGGTTGTCCTTCATTCCGCAGTACACAGATATCTGAAAAAACTCTGCGTCCCACGTGTCCAGCTCTTCAGAAAAAACCACTCTCGTACCGATGCGCATACTCATATTGTAATCAATACCGCTTTCGAAAAAATACGGCGGAGAGAGTGACAGAAGCCAATAAATCCGTTTGACAGCACACAGCGGTTTAGAGTAGTATTGAGTGAGCACTCACTCAATTTATTGAAACATTCACCGTCTGCAAGGATTTCCGGCAATGGTGCTGATTCTCCGGCAGAAGATCCTGCCCGGGAGAAAGTGCAGAGGACAGGAAACAGCATGCTCAGGGACAGTAAAGAAGACCGAAAAAATCATGACAAGCGGACACGCATCCTTGATGCCGCACTGAAGACATTTGTGAAACGGGGCTTTCCCGACACGAAGGTTGCCGAGATTGCGTCGGAAGCAGGAGTGGCTGAAGGGACGCTCTACAACTATTTCCCGAGCAAGGAGGATCTTCTCCTCGCCCTTTTTGATGAAAAATGGGGCGGAATCATTGAGGAGATCAAAGGAAAGATCAGCCGGCTTGACGACCCGAACAAAAAATTGAAGGCAATATTTTCCCTGGTCGTGAGGATGTTCAAGAAGAACAGGCAACTGGCGGAGCTGTTCATGGTTGATGTCAAGCAGAGCAGCATTTTCCTGAACAATTACACGATCAACCGTATTGTGGAATTTCTTGACATGATCGAAGAGGTTCTGGAGGAGGGAAAGGAGAAAGGGATTTACCGCAGGGATCTTGATACCCGTGTCGCAAAGATGATCATTTTCGGGGCAGCCCAGGGAATTCTCCTGAGCTGGGTGTTGAGTGAATCGGCAGCGGTAAGAAAGCAGACCTTTAAGTTTTCCCTCTATCGTGCTGCAAAGACACTGAAAGACATTTTCAAATCCGGACTGGTTGGAGAAAAACAATGATATTTCAAGACCTGAAGGAGTTTATCGCATTTCTGGAAGACAAGAAGGAACTGGTGCGTATTAAGGCTGAGGTTGATCCGGTGCTCGAAGTAACAGAAATTACCGACAGGATATCGAAAAAGGGCGGGCCAGCCCTTTTGTTCGAAAATGTAAAGGGCTCCCGGATGCCGATAGTAATCAATCTCTTCGGCTCCTACCAAAGGATGAGCTGGGCGCTCGGAGTAGACGACTTCGGCAAGATCAATCAGCGTTTTGCCTCTCTGCTGAAGGGCGAGATTGATTTGAATATGCGCGAGAAGCTGGAGGCACTCTACGGTCTCTACAAGTTGAGTGCCTCCAAGCCAAAAGAGATAAAAAGGGCGCCTGCCCAGGAGATAGTGAAAGAAAAGGACTTCTCCCTGTTTGAATATCCTGTGCTGAAATGCTGGCCCGGAGACGGAGGGCGGTTTATCACCCTTCCCCTTGTGATCACAAAGGACCAGGAAAGCGGGAAGCAGAATGTGGGAATGTACCGGATGCAGGTCTATGATGAAAAAACTACCGGAATGCACTGGCATACGCACCATGACGGTGCAGTAAATTACCGCAAGGCGGTGAAACTCGGCAAGCGGCTCGAAGTTGCCGTTGCCCTTGGCGGCGATCCGGTGACCATCTTTTCAGCGACAGCGCCGCTCCCGTACGGGATTGAGGAGCTGTTTTTTGCGGGGTTCCTGAGGGGCAAGCCGGTCGAAGTGGTCAGGGCAAAGACCGTTGACCTGCTGGTACCTGCACGGGCTGAAATCATCCTTGAGGGATATGTCGAGATCGGTGAAAAGAGAAGGGAAGGACCGTTCGGCGATCATACGGGCTATTACTCGATCGCTGATGACTATCCGGTTTTTCACGTGACCTGCATAACCCAAACAAAAGATCCTGTATATCCTGCGACAATCGTCGGAAAGCCGCCTATGGAAGACTGCTACATGGGAAAGGCGACCGAGCGCATGTTCCTTCCGTTTATTAAGATGCAGCTTCCGGAGATCGTGGATGTGAACCTGCCGCTCGAGGGCGTATTTCATAATTGTGCCCTGATCTCCATCAAGAAGGCATACCCCATGCATGCGCGAAAGATAATGAATGCGATCTGGGGGCTCGGGCAGATGATGTTCACGAAATTCATCTTCATTTTTGACGAAGAGGTGGATGTGCAGAATACCTCTGAGGTAGCCTGGAAGGCTTTCAACAATGTGGATCCAGCCCGGGATATCATGATTGCGGAGGGGCCTCTCGATGTTCTCGACCATTCTGCTCCACAACCTATTTATGGGGCAAAGATGGGGGTAGATGCAACAAAAAAATGGCCGGAAGAAGGGTACCAGAGGGAATGGCCTCCGGAAATTCACATGTCTGAGGAGATAAAGACGCTTGTCGAGAAGAGATGGAAGGAATATGGTTTTAAGTGAGAGAAAAGCCTCTGCGCTGGGTGGGCATCGGAATGGCGGGTAAAGTAAAAATATATCTGGAGATGATTAAATTCCAGCACAGTATTTTTGCACTGCCTTTTGCATATCTCGGTGCCTTTCTTGCAAGAATGAGGGTTCCTGAGCTGGAGACGCTTTTCTGGATTACCCTTGCGATGGTCGGCGCAAGGAGCTTTGCCATGGCAGTGAACAG includes these proteins:
- a CDS encoding TetR/AcrR family transcriptional regulator is translated as MKHSPSARISGNGADSPAEDPAREKVQRTGNSMLRDSKEDRKNHDKRTRILDAALKTFVKRGFPDTKVAEIASEAGVAEGTLYNYFPSKEDLLLALFDEKWGGIIEEIKGKISRLDDPNKKLKAIFSLVVRMFKKNRQLAELFMVDVKQSSIFLNNYTINRIVEFLDMIEEVLEEGKEKGIYRRDLDTRVAKMIIFGAAQGILLSWVLSESAAVRKQTFKFSLYRAAKTLKDIFKSGLVGEKQ
- a CDS encoding class I SAM-dependent methyltransferase, which codes for MNKDFKAHWDRVYASQEVDRLGWYESMPEPSLRLISRCILNKEDPVLDVGAGATTLIDCLLRQGFQNIIAVDISEVALQKLRERLGEEKASRVQWITDDITQPLHLHRLQNIALWHDRAVLHFLLEEQQQQGYLATLKKIVKHGGYVIIAAFSLKGAQWCSGLRIRNYDQDMLADFLGNEFSLREHFDYTYHMPSGEERPYVYTLFQRIA
- a CDS encoding menaquinone biosynthesis decarboxylase, with the translated sequence MIFQDLKEFIAFLEDKKELVRIKAEVDPVLEVTEITDRISKKGGPALLFENVKGSRMPIVINLFGSYQRMSWALGVDDFGKINQRFASLLKGEIDLNMREKLEALYGLYKLSASKPKEIKRAPAQEIVKEKDFSLFEYPVLKCWPGDGGRFITLPLVITKDQESGKQNVGMYRMQVYDEKTTGMHWHTHHDGAVNYRKAVKLGKRLEVAVALGGDPVTIFSATAPLPYGIEELFFAGFLRGKPVEVVRAKTVDLLVPARAEIILEGYVEIGEKRREGPFGDHTGYYSIADDYPVFHVTCITQTKDPVYPATIVGKPPMEDCYMGKATERMFLPFIKMQLPEIVDVNLPLEGVFHNCALISIKKAYPMHARKIMNAIWGLGQMMFTKFIFIFDEEVDVQNTSEVAWKAFNNVDPARDIMIAEGPLDVLDHSAPQPIYGAKMGVDATKKWPEEGYQREWPPEIHMSEEIKTLVEKRWKEYGFK
- a CDS encoding sulfite exporter TauE/SafE family protein, with the protein product MSAAFYAFLFFGGSTGGFFSGMLGIGGGIIMFPLLLYLPQVLGFSAIDVKSITGLTMAQGFFASATAMLWHQKQRLVNRTLVMTLGPTLFLASLSGALISKTMSDTLLLCILGMLSLVAAVTMLIPRSYFKDEDIADQVSFSKGKAIVIGVPVGFFLGLVGQGGAFIIIPILLYLLKIPLRVALGSTLAIGLFSATAGLVGKAATGQIPFLMAATLVLGALPAAAAGSIVSKKTKVQFLRWLLAAVICATAIKIWTGIAL